In a genomic window of Lagopus muta isolate bLagMut1 chromosome 2, bLagMut1 primary, whole genome shotgun sequence:
- the CALHM4 gene encoding calcium homeostasis modulator protein 4, whose translation MTFLPKWLTFLKGKEVVIANAIIAILTIGGQQLFSFFTFSCPCHVGQNLIYGLAFLGVPALILLVIGYALNNQTWRLVTGKRSPLLTESTWNQLLQCKLTCFVLCSITGRALVAPVTWLAVTLINGSYYVCAVSEYVSVYYYGDIPNVTISERQRILAAFPCSQLVPPELSRARDEVILLLRYQSQVAGWLLIAVVVITVFLSYCLASCFSPLSFLHFRYWTSYVRNEQELFDEATDQHSKLYAMKHVKKFFGFVPGNENINEIRIPSLREWQAISGLAFLKLVDEEHYDYSLLHDWALKDSADRKYLKLDEDP comes from the exons ATGACTTTCCTTCCAAAGTGGCTAACCTTTCTGAAAGGCAAAGAGGTTGTTATTGCTAATGCTATAATTGCAATACTGACAATTGGTGGGCAGCaactcttctctttctttacgTTCAGTTGTCCTTGTCATGTGGGGCAGAACCTCATCTATGGGTTGGCCTTCCTGGGTGTTCCTGCATTGATTCTTTTGGTTATTGGCTATGCTCTGAACAACCAGACCTGGAGGCTGGTTACAGGCAAGAGGTCTCCTCTTCTAACAGAGAGCACGTGGAATCAGTTACTACAGTGCAAACTGACCTGCTTTGTACTGTGCAGCATCACTGGGAGAGCACTGGTTGCTCCAGTGACATGGCTAGCAGTCACTCTGATAAACGGCTCCTACTATGTGTGTGCTGTGAGTGAATATGTCTCTGTGTACTACTATGGAGATATTCCTAACGTGACTATTAGTGAACGCCAGAGGATTTTGGCTGCGTTTCCGTGCAGTCAGCTAGTTccaccagagctgagcagggcAAGAGATGAAGTGATCCTCCTGCTCCGGTACCAGTCACAG GTGGCTGGCTGGCTTCTGATTGCTGTGGTAGTCATCACTGTCTTCCTGTCTTACTGCCTGGCAAGCTGCTTCTCCCCGCTCAGCTTCCTGCACTTCAGGTACTGGACCAGCTATGTCCGTAATGAGCAGGAGCTCTTTGATGAAGCAACAGACCAGCACTCCAAGCTTTATGCCATGAAGcatgtaaagaagttctttggATTTGTCccaggaaatgaaaatataaatgaaatccGTATCCCATCACTCAGGGAGTGGCAAGCTATCTCTGGACTGGCCTTCCTAAAATTAGTGGATGAGGAGCATTACGACTACAGTCTCCTCCATGACTGGGCACTCAAGGACtcagcagacagaaaatatCTGAAGCTTGATGAAGACCCCTGA